The following coding sequences lie in one Treponema socranskii subsp. buccale genomic window:
- a CDS encoding FAD-dependent oxidoreductase encodes MRMHTSVMPNGTGYFKAFEDVLAKRGDKFTALMDTEAKSLIMDGSDVVGVNAVGKAGNKVTLHAKKGVILATGGFAGNVQMRQKYCQTGKWPDLSEKVITTNVASVTGDGIFMAQDAGAELINMEQIQLLPYANPWTGATSDITLTYSASMYINKEGRRFVREDGRRDEMSLAIIAQPDGLMYQLFSADTVPDPAKGKTLGGKSVAYFLDNHLAGYVSGATLADLAKTLNMDASVLQKTVDDFNTYVDGSAKDPLGRITWTKKLVTGPWYAYPRKPATHHTMGGINVDNDAHALRADGTIIKGLYCAGEITGNYHGANRLGGNAIVDFCVNGRKAGANAATGK; translated from the coding sequence ATGCGTATGCATACGTCGGTTATGCCGAACGGCACCGGCTATTTCAAAGCGTTTGAAGACGTGCTTGCAAAACGGGGCGACAAATTTACAGCGCTTATGGATACCGAAGCGAAGAGTTTGATCATGGACGGCAGCGATGTCGTCGGCGTGAATGCGGTCGGCAAAGCGGGAAACAAAGTGACGCTGCACGCGAAAAAAGGCGTTATCCTTGCAACCGGAGGTTTTGCCGGAAATGTACAGATGCGGCAAAAATATTGTCAAACCGGCAAGTGGCCCGATTTAAGCGAAAAAGTCATTACGACAAATGTGGCGAGCGTTACCGGAGACGGCATTTTTATGGCACAGGATGCGGGCGCCGAACTCATCAATATGGAACAGATACAGTTGTTGCCGTATGCAAATCCGTGGACGGGCGCGACAAGCGATATTACGCTCACATACAGCGCAAGCATGTATATAAATAAAGAAGGAAGGCGCTTTGTTCGTGAAGACGGCCGCCGCGACGAAATGTCTCTTGCAATTATCGCGCAGCCCGACGGTCTTATGTATCAGCTGTTCAGCGCGGACACCGTACCCGATCCTGCGAAAGGCAAGACGCTCGGCGGTAAAAGCGTCGCGTACTTTCTCGACAATCATCTGGCGGGATACGTATCGGGCGCGACGCTTGCGGATTTGGCAAAAACGCTCAATATGGATGCCTCCGTTTTGCAAAAAACGGTCGATGATTTTAATACCTATGTCGACGGTTCGGCAAAAGATCCGCTCGGGCGCATTACATGGACGAAAAAATTGGTTACCGGTCCGTGGTATGCGTATCCGAGAAAGCCTGCAACGCATCACACGATGGGCGGCATCAACGTCGATAACGATGCGCATGCACTTCGTGCAGACGGCACGATTATCAAAGGCTTATATTGTGCGGGAGAAATTACCGGAAATTATCACGGCGCAAACAGGCTCGGCGGCAACGCTATCGTCGATTTTTGCGTAAACGGTCGTAAAGCGGGCGCGAACGCAGCGACAGGCAAGTGA
- a CDS encoding tripartite tricarboxylate transporter permease, producing MTLEIFAKAFFELCTPSVLLFLCLGVVIGTVIGALPGLSATMGIAIMTPITFWFPPANGFALLMGLWNAAIFSGGISAILINTPGTPASISQSLDGYQMYRQGKGGLALGVNVIYSFMGGIFSTLCLILFSTPIANFTVTFNAPEYCMLALFGLSMMIAVSTGNVLKGTILGVAGILLSCVGLDPLLAIPRFTFGSVDLLAGISFIPVMIGMFGIGEVLYQMYSRNRTEEAAEMKARKVNLALGRVLPSFKEFKELTIPTLIGAVEGTLIGAIPAAGGDIASIISWGNAKKMSKHPEEYGKGSLEGLAVSSTANNAVIGGAMTTMMTLGIPGDSVTAILIGSLTMYGMQPGLKMFTENADFTAKIMLLMLLANVVFLIFGLVTAKASAKVLNVSQPTVWTAVCLLCVVGSYALNNNFFDVIVMFAAALLGFVCKVYDFPTGPFVLGLLLGNMMEANFRRALVMSHGKLMTFVQRPVSCVLLIATILAFSWPVIKNIIDARKGSARKAG from the coding sequence ATGACACTCGAAATTTTTGCCAAGGCTTTTTTTGAACTTTGTACGCCGTCGGTTTTATTGTTTTTATGTCTCGGAGTCGTAATCGGTACGGTGATCGGCGCGCTGCCGGGTTTGTCCGCAACGATGGGCATCGCCATTATGACGCCGATTACATTTTGGTTTCCGCCGGCAAACGGATTCGCGCTGCTTATGGGGCTGTGGAACGCTGCGATTTTTTCCGGAGGCATTTCCGCGATTTTAATAAATACGCCGGGAACGCCCGCTTCCATAAGTCAATCGCTCGACGGCTATCAGATGTACCGGCAGGGAAAAGGCGGTCTCGCGCTCGGCGTAAACGTCATCTATTCGTTTATGGGCGGCATATTTTCGACGCTGTGTCTCATTTTGTTTTCCACGCCGATCGCGAATTTTACCGTAACGTTCAATGCACCCGAGTACTGTATGCTCGCGCTTTTCGGTCTTTCGATGATGATCGCGGTATCCACCGGCAACGTGCTCAAAGGTACGATTCTCGGCGTTGCAGGCATCCTGCTCAGCTGTGTAGGACTTGATCCTCTGCTTGCCATACCGCGTTTTACTTTCGGTTCGGTCGACCTGCTCGCCGGCATTTCATTTATCCCTGTTATGATCGGTATGTTCGGCATCGGCGAAGTGCTGTATCAGATGTATTCGCGAAACCGCACGGAAGAAGCGGCGGAAATGAAAGCGCGGAAAGTCAATCTTGCGCTCGGCCGCGTTTTACCGTCGTTTAAGGAATTCAAAGAACTCACGATACCGACGCTTATCGGTGCCGTCGAAGGAACGCTCATCGGCGCGATTCCCGCAGCGGGCGGCGACATCGCATCGATCATCTCGTGGGGCAATGCAAAAAAAATGAGTAAACATCCCGAAGAATACGGAAAGGGTTCGCTTGAAGGGCTCGCCGTTTCTTCGACTGCAAACAATGCGGTTATCGGAGGAGCGATGACGACGATGATGACGCTCGGTATTCCCGGCGATTCGGTTACCGCCATCCTTATCGGCTCTTTGACGATGTACGGTATGCAGCCGGGTTTGAAAATGTTTACGGAAAATGCCGACTTTACCGCAAAGATTATGCTGCTTATGCTGCTTGCGAATGTCGTCTTTTTGATCTTCGGTCTCGTTACCGCAAAAGCATCCGCGAAAGTGCTGAACGTTTCGCAGCCGACCGTTTGGACGGCGGTATGCCTTTTGTGCGTTGTCGGATCTTATGCGTTGAATAATAATTTTTTCGACGTTATCGTCATGTTTGCCGCTGCTCTTCTCGGCTTTGTGTGCAAAGTATATGATTTCCCGACGGGGCCCTTTGTGCTCGGACTGCTCCTCGGCAATATGATGGAAGCGAACTTCCGCCGTGCGCTCGTGATGAGCCACGGGAAGCTCATGACTTTCGTGCAGCGACCCGTTTCCTGCGTGCTTTTGATCGCGACGATTCTCGCGTTCTCTTGGCCGGTTATTAAAAACATAATCGATGCGCGGAAGGGCAGTGCGCGAAAGGCGGGGTAA
- a CDS encoding tripartite tricarboxylate transporter substrate binding protein, which yields MKRIGILCLLSAAVISWSFALGNGDNVKFPGNKQISLIVPYSAGGASDTTARIYASELEKALPGTITVSNITGASGATGLTRVKNAKADGYTIAYMPVESTMLRALGLTDLSTDDFKFIGRAMTIPSAVTVKADSPWKTIEDFIAYAKANPGKVRVGNSGTGSIWHVAAASVEDKCGVKFTHVPFEGAAPAVTALAGGNIEAVTVSPSEVQSLVNDGKLRVLIILGEGRSSVVPNVPTAREKGIDIAIQGWGAFAVPKGTPAEIVSILEKASFVALNSAPVKELLASRGFEHAYLSGSDMDAAAAKELSYYGKLIPALLKK from the coding sequence ATGAAAAGAATCGGAATACTGTGTCTGCTTTCGGCAGCGGTAATTTCTTGGAGCTTTGCTCTGGGTAATGGAGACAATGTCAAATTTCCCGGCAACAAACAGATTTCTCTGATCGTTCCGTATTCTGCGGGCGGTGCGTCCGATACGACGGCGCGCATCTATGCATCGGAACTTGAAAAAGCGCTCCCCGGTACGATCACCGTGAGCAATATCACCGGCGCGTCGGGAGCGACGGGATTGACGCGGGTCAAAAACGCAAAGGCCGACGGCTACACGATCGCGTATATGCCCGTCGAATCGACGATGCTCCGCGCACTCGGTCTTACCGATTTGAGCACCGACGATTTCAAATTTATCGGACGGGCGATGACGATTCCGTCGGCCGTCACGGTAAAGGCGGATTCTCCGTGGAAGACGATTGAAGATTTCATCGCGTATGCGAAAGCGAATCCGGGAAAAGTCCGCGTCGGAAATTCCGGAACGGGATCCATCTGGCATGTCGCGGCCGCTTCGGTCGAAGATAAATGCGGCGTTAAATTTACGCACGTTCCGTTTGAAGGCGCGGCTCCTGCCGTAACCGCTCTTGCCGGCGGCAATATCGAAGCGGTTACCGTTTCTCCGTCGGAAGTACAAAGCCTCGTCAACGACGGTAAACTGAGAGTTTTAATAATTCTCGGCGAAGGCCGTTCGTCCGTCGTTCCGAATGTACCGACCGCCCGCGAAAAAGGCATCGACATTGCGATTCAGGGCTGGGGTGCGTTTGCCGTTCCGAAGGGTACGCCCGCTGAAATCGTGAGTATCCTCGAAAAAGCGTCCTTCGTCGCGCTTAATTCCGCGCCGGTAAAAGAACTGCTTGCATCGCGCGGTTTCGAACACGCGTATTTGAGCGGTTCCGATATGGATGCCGCCGCCGCAAAAGAATTGAGCTATTACGGAAAATTGATTCCCGCATTGCTCAAAAAATAA
- a CDS encoding tripartite tricarboxylate transporter TctB family protein has translation MRKGDAISGIVITLLGFGVVIYTLAENTMRFNAQTSDGVPGAGFFPVLLGSVLGILGIVLLIRSIREKIEKAQSAAASEETKKNIKMLVLTITAIVVFFILWQLTKLFILWALALVVFLNFIFERTWKFNIIYSVVFVAFIYLAFVVGFSIQFNI, from the coding sequence ATGCGCAAGGGTGATGCGATATCCGGTATTGTGATAACGCTTTTGGGTTTCGGAGTGGTCATTTATACGCTTGCGGAAAATACGATGCGTTTTAACGCGCAAACTTCCGACGGAGTTCCGGGAGCCGGTTTTTTTCCCGTGCTGCTCGGATCCGTTTTAGGGATTCTCGGCATCGTTTTACTGATTCGCAGCATCCGTGAAAAGATCGAAAAAGCACAGTCTGCCGCTGCAAGTGAAGAAACAAAAAAAAATATTAAAATGCTCGTACTGACGATAACGGCCATCGTCGTATTTTTTATTTTATGGCAGCTTACGAAATTATTTATTTTGTGGGCGCTTGCGCTTGTGGTTTTTCTCAATTTTATATTTGAGCGTACGTGGAAATTCAATATCATCTATTCGGTCGTGTTTGTCGCTTTTATCTATCTGGCCTTTGTCGTAGGCTTTTCCATTCAATTTAATATCTAA